A window of the Kosakonia radicincitans DSM 16656 genome harbors these coding sequences:
- the fepG gene encoding iron-enterobactin ABC transporter permease — protein sequence MISPSRRLVASCLLMVFCTVLMAVWSLRSGAVTLELPQVMNALTGDAPRAIQLVVMEWRLPRVLMALLVGAALGVSGAIFQSLMRNPLGSPDVMGFNTGAWSGVLVAMVLFGQHLTAIALAAMAGGMLTSLVVWLLAWRNGIETFRLIIVGIGVRAMLVAFNTWLLLQASLETAVTAGLWNAGSLNGLTWAKTLPSAPIIMLMFVCAALLVRRMRLLEMGDDSACALGVSVERSRLLLMLVAVALTASATALAGPISFIALVAPHIARRISATARWGLMQSALCGALLLLLADFVAQQGFTPYQLPVGVVTVSLGGIYLIALLIQESRKK from the coding sequence GTGATTTCGCCGTCCCGTCGTTTAGTCGCCAGTTGCCTGCTGATGGTGTTTTGTACCGTGCTGATGGCGGTCTGGAGCCTGCGCAGCGGCGCAGTAACGCTGGAATTGCCCCAGGTGATGAACGCACTAACTGGCGATGCGCCGCGCGCGATTCAACTGGTGGTGATGGAGTGGCGTTTACCGCGCGTGCTGATGGCGCTGCTGGTCGGTGCCGCGCTCGGCGTCAGCGGCGCGATTTTTCAATCGCTGATGCGCAACCCGTTAGGTAGCCCGGATGTGATGGGCTTTAACACCGGCGCGTGGAGCGGCGTGCTGGTGGCGATGGTGCTGTTTGGTCAGCATTTAACGGCCATTGCGCTGGCGGCGATGGCGGGCGGTATGCTCACCTCGCTGGTGGTCTGGCTGCTGGCCTGGCGCAACGGCATTGAAACCTTCCGCCTGATTATTGTCGGCATTGGCGTGCGTGCGATGCTGGTGGCGTTCAATACCTGGCTGCTGCTGCAGGCGTCGCTGGAAACTGCCGTCACCGCCGGGCTGTGGAATGCTGGCTCATTGAACGGCCTGACCTGGGCGAAAACGCTGCCTTCCGCGCCAATCATTATGCTGATGTTCGTGTGCGCCGCCCTGCTCGTCCGCCGGATGCGGTTGCTGGAGATGGGTGATGACAGCGCCTGCGCGCTTGGTGTCAGCGTCGAGCGTTCACGCTTGCTGTTAATGCTGGTGGCGGTGGCGCTGACAGCGTCGGCTACCGCGCTGGCGGGGCCGATTTCATTTATCGCTCTGGTAGCGCCACACATCGCCCGGCGCATCAGCGCCACCGCCCGTTGGGGCTTAATGCAGTCTGCCCTGTGCGGCGCGTTGCTGTTATTGCTGGCGGATTTTGTCGCCCAGCAAGGGTTTACGCCTTATCAGTTGCCGGTGGGTGTGGTCACCGTCAGCCTTG
- the fepD gene encoding Fe(3+)-siderophore ABC transporter permease: MSCSAFPARPFALAGLLILLVVAAALSLFIGAKPMPAAVVIDALSGVCQSADCTVIRDARLPRTLAGLLAGGALGLAGALMQTLTRNPLADPGLLGVNSGASFAIVLGAALLGISSPAEQLLLAFCGALAASLLVAFTGSQGGGQLSPVRLTLAGVALGAVLEGLSSGIALLNADVYDQLRFWQAGSLDIRTLQTLKIVLIPVLLAAAIALLLSRSLNSLSLGSDTATALGSKVARTQLLGLVTITVLCGSATAVVGPIAFIGLMMPHMARWLVGADHRWSLPVTLLATPALLLFADIIGRLIVPGELRVSVVSAFLGAPVLIVLVRRARGGGL, encoded by the coding sequence CTGCTTTTCCGGCGCGCCCCTTTGCTCTCGCCGGACTATTGATACTGCTTGTTGTCGCCGCCGCACTCAGCCTGTTTATTGGCGCGAAACCGATGCCCGCCGCCGTGGTGATCGACGCGCTCTCCGGTGTCTGCCAGAGCGCGGACTGCACCGTAATCCGCGATGCGCGCCTGCCGCGCACGCTGGCGGGTCTGCTGGCCGGTGGCGCACTGGGGCTTGCTGGTGCGCTAATGCAAACCCTCACCCGTAATCCGCTGGCCGATCCCGGCCTGCTTGGCGTTAACTCCGGCGCCAGTTTCGCCATTGTGCTCGGCGCAGCGCTGCTCGGTATTTCGTCTCCGGCGGAACAATTACTGCTGGCGTTTTGCGGTGCGCTGGCCGCGTCGCTGCTGGTGGCCTTTACCGGCAGCCAGGGCGGCGGGCAACTCAGTCCGGTGCGTCTGACGCTGGCGGGAGTCGCGCTTGGCGCGGTACTGGAAGGGCTCTCCAGCGGGATTGCGCTGCTGAATGCCGATGTCTATGACCAGTTGCGATTCTGGCAGGCCGGGTCGCTGGATATCCGCACCCTGCAAACGTTGAAAATTGTGCTCATTCCGGTGCTACTGGCGGCGGCGATCGCGCTGCTGCTGAGCCGCTCACTCAACAGTTTGAGTCTCGGCAGCGATACCGCCACTGCGCTTGGCAGCAAGGTGGCGCGCACGCAATTACTTGGATTAGTGACCATCACCGTGCTGTGCGGCAGCGCGACGGCGGTAGTCGGCCCGATTGCCTTTATCGGCCTGATGATGCCGCACATGGCGCGCTGGCTGGTGGGCGCGGATCACCGCTGGTCGTTGCCAGTCACATTGCTTGCGACACCAGCGTTGTTGTTGTTCGCCGATATTATTGGCCGCCTGATTGTGCCCGGTGAGCTGCGCGTATCGGTAGTCAGCGCCTTTCTCGGTGCGCCTGTGCTGATTGTTCTGGTGCGCCGCGCACGCGGAGGTGGCCTGTGA